ACATTTAGAACATGTACCATACACTTGATCATAGGCTCATAGCCCTTAGTCACCACTATTATCAGCTAAAAGTCCTGAGCTTGAAAAGCAATGCAGTGATCTTGAAAGGTCGCCCTATAAGAATTTGTGTCACATACATGTGTGGTTAACTGGACTCAATTCACAGTATGGCATATTCCATTTTATTAGCATTTTTTTCATTGGTTATACTTTGGAATTGGAATTATACCATGTGTTGTTTCTGTGAGGGTACCTTTCTGCAAACAGAGTCCAACCACTGAAGAAAATACAGAGTCTAATTAACCCTCAAATAAACGGATTTTGCGGAAATTTCACAAGCAAACATTTCAATTCCTGTAGAAAACGAAAAATTCCCCACATTCCAAACAGGGCCTCACAGGATTATTCTCCCGTACAATTCGTCCCATATAAAAAAGCTAGAGGAATCAGATCCTTCAACACTTgttcataatatataattctCCCCACAGTTGTTCAGTTAACCACCTTGCAAAAAGGTGAACATAAAGAAATAATCAAACAATTTATACTTACACATACCATGGGCTcagaaattttttaataagaagtaaagaaaaagaaaagcataagcagagatagagagaggagggtgAGCTTGGTGAGCACTGAGAAGAGAAGCACGAGCCAACGTGTTTGAGAGATTGTGTTCTTGATACGGTGCGCGCATGCCGTTCCATGGGTCCCCTGACGACAGCAACACTTACGGACTGTTtagattatagccaaaataaaccaatatcaaaattttagtaagttaaTAATATTGCTGAAATTTTAGctggatttcttatatatttatcaaagttaaaaaaaataaatgtatgtACATCtttgtttacttaaaaaaatgtatattttaaaatagcaTTAATCTGAACGGCTCTCACACTTGATCATCGATCGCCATCACGCGTTCGTGTCACGGTAGTGTTTGATTACATTGCGTGCGCAATGGCGAGCGAGCGATAGCGGCATGCCGGCCGGCATCGATCGGCAGCCGCAATAGCTTAGTTGGGTGGAGATCAGAGGGACATGGATGGGGACACACTTAGCTCGGCGCACTCTCGAGtctcgatcgatggatcgatcgagcagCTGCCCAATCATGGCGCGGCGCATTTGCGTTCCCCGCGCCCGACAGCGCCGCGCGCGCTCATGATTGTATTGCACCTCCAAATCTTTTGTGAACAATGGCGGGACACTTGTCGAGCTCACGGTCTCacgtgcgtttttttttttcctctcttcttgcTCGTGCAGGTATCGCGCCGCagatcggcggcggtggtggtgatggggatgttggtggtggcgcggcggcggcggcggcgaacggcggggGGAGTGAGGCGGAGCTGAAGGAGGTGAGGGGGAagctggcggcggcgtacgAGCGGCACATTGCGCCGGCGGTGAAGCTGGACATCTGCGCGCgggaaggaggcggtggtggtggtcagggcgcggcggcggcggcggcggtagcggggaGGAAGAGGCGTGGTGgtgggaaggcggcggcggaacaGTGGACGAACGGGTGGTGGGCGCAGTTCACGGTGCTGCTCCGGCGAGGGGTGAAGGAGCGGCGGTACGAGTCGTTCAACAAGCTCCGGATCTTCCAGGTGCTGAGCGTGGCGAGCCTCGCCGGGCTGCTGTGGTggcgcacgccggcggcgcACCTGCAGGACCGGACGgcgctcatcttcttcttctccgtctTCTGGGGCTTCTTCCCGCTCTACAACGCCGTGTTCACCTTCCCGCTCGAGCGCCCCATGCTGGTGAAGGAGAGGTCGTCGGGGATGTACCGCCTCTCCTCCTACTTCGccgcgcgcaccgccgccgacctaCCCATGGAGCTTGCCCTCCCCACCGCCTTCGTCGTCATCCTCTACTGGATGGGCGGCCTCGACCCGCGCCCtggccccttcctcctctccctcctcgtcgtcctctacagCGTCCTCGTCGCCCAGAGCCTCGGGCTCGCCATTGGCGCCGTGCTCATGGACGTCAAGCAGGGCACCACCCTCGCCTCCGTCATCACCATGGTCTTCCTCATCGCCGGCGGCTACTACGTCCAGCACATCCCGCCCTTCGTCGGCTGGCTCCGGTGGCTCAACTACAGCTTCTACTGCTACCGCCTCCTCATCGGCATCCAgttcggcgacggcgccgcccactacgactgcggcggcggcggcgcgcgctgcCTCGTCGCCGACTTCCCGGCCATCAAGGCCGTCGGGCTCAACAACCACTGGGTCGACGTCTGCGTCAtggcgctcctcctcgtcggctaCCGCGTCATCGCCTACCTCGCCTTGGACCGCCTCAAGCCAAGGTgaagctcgccgtcgccatcgccatcgccggcggcgtcagCTATCCAAGTATCCATCTAGCTAGAGCTGCTGATCCATCCAAGACAAGAACAAGAAGGGTCAATTAATGATTAACCCTGGAAAATTAAGTTTCATTTCTTCTTAATTTTCTTGGATGGATGCTGCTGCTTCACCCAGAGAGTTTATAGCTTAATCGAGTGATTAATTAATGAAgagagttaattaattaagtataagaGAGCAGAGATGAGATGATGACATGTTCCATCATGTAATAATAACTAGTGCTAGTAAAGGGAGTTGGAACCCTCAACCCTGTACAATACAAGAACACTATACAAAccctgcagcagctgcagcttggCTCTGACCAGCAATTTTTTTCATGCCACTGCTGATTCAGTTATCTCCTTTGTCATCCATAGCAactttagttaattaattaatctcctCATAAAGCTTTCCAAATTgaagtggtattttttttatgaggcTCCTCACAAACAGAATTCAGCTGTCTgtccaaataaaaaataaacaagaagCCTAATAATTCTTGCATGGATGTGCCAGTGCACCAAAGCCCTTTTTGCAGTGTGGAGTTGAGGACAGAGTCACAGAGCACAATGGGATTGAAGTGCAATGTATACAGAGAAAAGATGCTTGTGCATTGTGCTGCTGCTATTCTGAACCCTGAAGAATAAGAATACCCTCCTCCTCTGCAAAAATCAACAGCCTCACTGTTTTTCTGCATCTGAAATTCTGTACATATAGCAGTTACTTTTTGTTGCTTTTGTTGTTTTGATATCCTGCTGAAGCTTGAGGTTTGAGCAGAGTTTTCCAGCAGGTGGGCTAACATAAGGCTAACAGCGTATGAAATGATGTGAGCTAAGTGCCATTGGGATTTTGAAgtgagaaacaaaaaaagattCAGTTTGTTGAAATGTCTCAATTCGAGTGGCCCATTCTGAAACCAGTTCCATATTGGCTTGGACTAGTTCAGCATGTCAAATCTCGACAGTTGTCACCTCATAACTGAATTCTGAAATGGAATTTAGAACCATGGAGTAAAGAAACAGAACAATTACGCCACTGTTAAATTCACATggaatctattatattattaaaacagctttgtaAAAAGGCACCACGATcactgtgggggctagaaattcccacattaatcggagaaaaagaaaaaaaagaaaaaagagagtccaagtagaagtccaatttaaaaatagctgaaattcgaaattaaaaataagcaatattgaaagaagtttccatataagagcccaatacgagattaatcaaaattcaaaataaaaataaaataaaatccaaaattagaaaaggaaatgagagtccaagtagaaaaacaatttaaaaatagctaaaattcggaattagaaataagcaatattgaaagaagtttccatataagaacccaatacgagattaatcaaaattcaaaataaaaataaaataaaatccaaaattagaaaaggaaaggagagtccaagtataaatacaatttaaaaatagctaaaattcggaattaaaaataaggaatattaaaagaagaatccatataagaacccaatacgagattaattaaaattcagaataaaaataaaaataaatccgaaattagcaaaagaaaataaaagaagagttaaagtaggaatagaattttaaattagctgaaatttgaaattaaaaataagtaatattgaaagaagaatccaagTAAGAAcgcaatacgagattaattaaaattttgaaaaaaaaataatatccaaaattagaaaaattaaaagaaagttCAAGTacgaatacaattttgaaacaactgaaattgaaaatgaaaaaataaaaacattaaaagaacacaatatggtagtaactaaattttttttaaaataaattctgaaattagaaaaaggaaaataagatttcaattaggaatacaatttataaataactaaaatttgtgataaaaataaagattattgaaagaaaaaaccatCTAAAGCACATGACGACATgacaagataaattaagtaatatgcctataaaggagtagagtggtggcagttgatacgatatataaaaattattaataaaacaccaaatagaatcctaatgacaattAAAAGGAAAGACGTCAGGcaggccatgaagcaaacaaatAAGGCGGTTGCCGagacttttagaaagtaaaaaaaaaaccattgataatcctattcgatttttaaaatctcaatgacaataaaaaggagaagcagcgggcggggtgtataagagtatagctgcagagccgccgacggttgacgggacttctagaaaataaaaaatgaattccaacgatagttatgttcgatttttagaatcataaTGACAATAAAAGTAGGCGGCGGACGAGCTGTAGaagggcatagtggcatcgtttgatgggacttctaaaaattataaaaaaatgaaactagaagtccaatttttaaaggtttggaacttccaaaaagtaaaaaaaacaatgataatcatgttcgattttaaaatcacaatgacaataacgaagggaggcagcgggcgagccgtagaggagtacaatggcaaagccgatgacggtttggtgggacttctagaaagtaaaaaatgaacaaaaatgataaattatgttcgatttttaaaatctcaatgacaataaagagaagaaacagtggacgggccgtagaggaatataatggcaacgtttgacagGACATCTAGATATTATAAAAACGAAatccaacgtgacaataaactctaaaaactataaaatccaaattttcaaggttccaagaaaaatgaatagaaatagtagtAGATCGAGCAATCAAacaaagaaggagatgacataagaggtagcaactggtgttacttttaaaaactatataattagaaacacgaggatgataagatTTGGTTTTTTAAAGTCTTGAGAAAATGAGatagttatttaataaattttaagtaaaatcatcctaaaaaatatatgattttgtttgggtgctagccacgcaattgcgcgggctacCAGCTAGTTCGGACTAATTTTATGTCAGTAGCTACCATGAGATCAGAATCCAAGACGCACGGtgaaaaatcttataatatcTAGATGTCCTTCAAAATCAAAGCAATGAATTTGTCAAGtaaatactactagtagtgtATAATCATTTGTAAGCAGATTGTCAATGATCTTACAAGATCTTTTGATTGCAAGATCAAAGGACTTGAGGCTCTCATTATTCTCCTCCTCTGAGGTAGTCTTGTGTCTTCAATGCTTCTAGAAGCTCTCTGAAGTGTGAACAATGCATGTGGGCCTCGGCCCAGGGCCCACAAAGGCAGCCAcaccgaagaagaagaagagaccaCTTGCTTGGGCTTGGAGTGATGGACCCGCTTCCCGCCTATAAATTCACGCCGTGGCGGCGACGCTAGGTTTGGCCGCGCCGCAACCGAAGCGCcaccacgccacgccgcgctTGGACCGATGGCGAGGTCgaccacgccgacgccggcgtccCCCTCCGTCTGCCGCCGCGTCAGGCTCTcatccggcgccggcgcacgctcgccgccgccgcccacgcgccAGCCGAAtgtcggcggcctcctcccgtCCGCCTTCCGCGTCGCGCTCCCCCACGCCACAGCCGCCGTCGTGTCGtcgtcgcgcggcggcggcggcctcggcgcgcgcagcaggaggagggaGTGCGCGTGCTCGCCCACCACGCACCCGGGCTCCTTCCGGTGCGCGCTGCACCGGggcgcggcgtcgccgtcgcgtccctccgtggcggcggcgtgcggcgggctGCGCGAGGACGCGAGGAGGTCGGCGATGGCGAACTCGCTGGTGCGcatcgcggcggtggagggcggcgaccacgtccgccgcgccgtggcggcgctcaTCCGCCCGTCCTCccaccaccagcgccgccgcgccgccttccgccCGCGCCCCAGCCGCCTctccgccatgtccgccgccgccgccgcctcgtcgccatgAGCACAAACCGCGAATCCGTCACGCCTCCTACGATCTCAACCAATGGCAATTTTGAATCCTTGTATGCCCCTGTTTCTCGCCGGAGATTTTTGTACTGTTCATAGTAGAGTGCATCTCATCTCTTCGTCAAATCTCAACATGTTGTTCATTATTACTACTAGCATTAGTAGAACATTGTGTCAACAATTTCTTTGTTCTTTATTAATTCGATCCGTGGATGGAAATTTAACCAAAAGCCTCCCGTACGTTAATTCAGATCTGCAGAAATGATTAGTGAAATTTCGTACAGAATAAAGTCGCTATAGTGAAAAATTTTCTGCGCGTATCTGTTGCGTTCAGATTGGGGGACGTCAAGTACGAGTCATGCAAGTAATTAGCGAACTTGACCGGCTAATCAATCTAACTAACTAAACGAGTCGCTGGTTTCTTTCTTGTGGTAGGAGTTGATCAATTCTTTAGTATATTCCATGGAGTGGAGAGGGAGGCTGCACGCTGAAATGTGGTCGGTTTTTGATTCAGCGGTCAACGGGTCAACGGGATGCAGAGCACAGCTGGATTGGCCCAAGAATTTCGAAGCTTTGTACTGCTAGGCTGCTAGTACCAGTAGATGCTGTCGGTTGACCTGATGCGTGGTTGCTTGCGTTGAAGGAACGCAGAGCggcagagagagaagaaagtcAACATTTCAGAAAGGACGGGCGTGGAGGCCAAGGAACGGAAGGGCGGCTGGCGATTACGTTCCGACAAACCGTGGTGGGGCCCGGCTTTTGTTGAATATCATCCATATGCCACTAGTGTAGGTTCAGGTTTGGGCCCAATCTGTCCAATAAACAGACGAGCCCATTTATAGCAGTATAACCCGGCCTGCATAGACTTTTTTGTTTGGAATATGTCTGTTTGGCCTCCCTCAACTCTTATTTCTTGATTGATTCGcctccctcaaccgtaaaactgGATGTAATGCCTCTCCTGTCTTcgaaaaccggtgcaaattgGCTCCTTCAATGGTTGAGAAAATGGCTTTTACTGACATCGCATGTTGATCATGATTGACTCGCTGATTTCGCATGTGGGACCCTCATGTCATCGACTCTCCtaacctccctcctctctctctccacctcgccTCTATTTTCCATCTCTTCCCCGAGGGCAGCGGCACAAATCCTCCATCCCGAGTCATCCCCATGCCCGAGGCTGGGTTCGAGGGTGACCTAAGCATTGTCTCACCGTGAGAAGCATAGTAGCAACGAGACAAGCAGGGAGGGCAGAGAGGGTTCCCGAGGCATAGGGCAGTGAACTCGAGGACAACTGGTTTGTGAAGATAGAGAGGGTGATGGAGAGGTCCAAGAAGTCCAAGCGGCAGTAGGAGCCAGTGTCCGCAGGGAGGTATCGACCTGTCGGGTTGTCAGTGATGATCCTAAAGACGATGCTGCCTTGGAACCCTCGCAAGGTCCGTGAGATGGAGGTCGAGGTAGGCGATGGCGAAGACAACCCCCCATGGTATTGGTGATGGCTTCCAAATCCGAGAGGCTTGTGGGTCATAACGGGAGCGGACGCTTAGGAAGGAGAAGATGGCATGGAAAGATGGAAGATCAGGGAGATCGCAATGGCAGTGCATTCTTAGAGACAAGGGAATTTTCAGTTCCATCTGTATCCTTAGGCCATTCATAGTGCGGTGAGGTGGCGTTCGGCCTTACCTCACCAGCATAGAGATTCCAAGCCATCTAGGCGTGGAGCGAGCCCCTACGAAGTACGCGGAGCATCGTTTGGCCACCCAAACCTCGTCATAACTTGTCAGGAAGAAACCCTGTGACGCGGCGAGAGAGGGTCAACACTACGTTGTAGAGACCATGTCCCAAAATGCGAAGCAAACCTTCCTCTTGCTGCCGCCCCTACCATCgacccgtcgccgccatcgtcgtccatCGCCGCCCCCATCGTCGAGCCATTGCCACCCTAGCCgtcgagccgccaccgccgccaccgccgtcgtcgacccGCCATCGCCCAAGGCCAGatccggcgaggagaggcgcGGAGTTGCCGGCGTCGAGCTGCTGTTGGCTCTAAGTCGcggagatggggagggagatAGGGGGCAgccggtggggagagggagagtgGCGCCGGAGGAGTTGGGGGAGGCGCGGTGGCCGAAGGAGGGGGAGGCACGGCGgctggagatggaggaggggaggcgcagCGGCCGAAGAGTTGCAACGAGAATGCGAGATGAGCGAacagataagggagagagaggggaaagggggttttaatattttttctagatttgagGGTGTTTATTGTAAATTTTAGACCTACACATAAATTGGAAAAATGAGAACTGAAACATAAAGTGTTGGGGgctaaaatacaaaattaaagCTACTCCTAGAGCCACTTGGACTGTGAAGAACCCAAAGGTTGGACCAGTAGCTCTAGCCTACATGGCACCTCGAGGTTCCT
The Oryza glaberrima chromosome 8, OglaRS2, whole genome shotgun sequence DNA segment above includes these coding regions:
- the LOC127782139 gene encoding uncharacterized protein LOC127782139, translating into MARSTTPTPASPSVCRRVRLSSGAGARSPPPPTRQPNVGGLLPSAFRVALPHATAAVVSSSRGGGGLGARSRRRECACSPTTHPGSFRCALHRGAASPSRPSVAAACGGLREDARRSAMANSLVRIAAVEGGDHVRRAVAALIRPSSHHQRRRAAFRPRPSRLSAMSAAAAASSP